A DNA window from Schistocerca americana isolate TAMUIC-IGC-003095 chromosome 4, iqSchAmer2.1, whole genome shotgun sequence contains the following coding sequences:
- the LOC124612377 gene encoding tubulin--tyrosine ligase-like protein 12 has translation MDIPSLPDGVSVYSAFIALHRIQLESSAVPDRYWKTLCRKLYHQIFDAGNTFSVARIEYDEDDESGDYVNTYRPQHRVFISCEAGVDASDPQHIYLIDHAWTYRVDSARQNLRSIPALLDRMAHLMGVQESADEHSEVLINKVFDEMWKFNQTYSVPSRDDIEESMPVWYVMDEFGSAIPHSDNPTFRTVPFIFLPDQITYTLLFPIENVDYGEEVTRDYIESSRYDSKTRDALLIPWVPKSFLSEPFQHSEPDSAYFLQGHTAETLPNASKIATVSVTSKDKILVFSQYAYVNDYLTHPKFEITHDEENADILWYTQHFKDFKEFSQSCSEKFVNQFPFEHVITVKDLLAIVCRRAAKESGSVCEDTLVTYPVWLPTTYNLKTELPKFVSYYQHRAEKGLDNHWICKPFNLARGLDTHITDNLNYILRLPLSGPKIAQKYVEDPVLFQRPDCGAVKFDLRYVLLVKSIKPLSAFVYRNFFLRFANKPFDLNNLDDYEKHFTVMNYNENATLYRMLCDDFVVKFEQQYPSVSWKEIEEKIFSLFREMLSAASSKMPPAGIAYSPQSRAVYAADLMLAWQTDSNDRKSMQPKLLEVNWTPDCKRACEYYPDFYNDIFSVLFLDDVNEIKFACLK, from the coding sequence ATGGATATTCCGTCTTTGCCGGATGGGGTATCAGTTTATTCTGCGTTCATAGCACTGCACAGAATCCAGCTTGAATCATCTGCTGTACCAGATCGTTACTGGAAAACGCTGTGCAGAAAACTATACCATCAAATATTTGACGCAGGGAATACTTTTTCTGTTGCACGGATTGAATATGACGAGGACGACGAAAGTGGTGATTATGTTAACACTTACAGACCACAGCATCGTGTTTTCATATCGTGTGAAGCCGGCGTGGATGCTTCAGACCCACAGCATATCTATCTGATTGATCATGCATGGACGTACCGTGTTGATTCCGCGAGGCAGAATTTGAGAAGTATACCGGCTTTGCTTGATCGTATGGCTCACTTGATGGGTGTTCAGGAATCCGCGGATGAGCATTCAGAGGTTCTGATCAACAAGGTCTTCGACGAAATGTGGAAATTCAACCAAACATACTCGGTTCCTTCGCGGGATGACATTGAAGAAAGCATGCCAGTTTGGTATGTGATGGACGAGTTTGGTTCTGCAATCCCGCACTCTGATAATCCGACGTTTAGGACTGTGCCATTTATTTTCCTACCCGACCAGATCACGTACACACTGTTATTTCCTATTGAAAATGTGGATTATGGCGAAGAAGTAACAAGAGACTACATTGAAAGTTCTCGATACGATTCCAAAACTAGAGATGCACTTCTAATTCCATGGGTGCCAAAATCATTTCTTTCAGAACCTTTCCAACATTCAGAACCAGATAGTGCGTATTTCTTGCAAGGGCATACGGCAGAAACATTGCCAAACGCATCAAAAATTGCGACAGTCAGTGTCACTTCAAAGGATAAGATACTAGTTTTTTCTCAGTATGCTTATGTTAATGATTATCTCACGCATCCTAAATTTGAAATAACCCACGACGAGGAAAATGCAGACATCCTGTGGTATACTCAACATTTCAAAGACTTCAAGGAATTCAGTCAATCGTGTTCTGAAAAATTTGTAAATCAATTTCCATTTGAACACGTAATAACAGTTAAAGACCTCCTTGCCATTGTGTGTCGTCGGGCGGCCAAGGAAAGTGGCAGTGTTTGCGAAGACACACTAGTAACGTACCCAGTTTGGCTACCAACTACATACAACTTAAAGACAGAGCTACCTAAATTTGTGTCTTACTATCAGCACAGGGCAGAGAAGGGTCTAGATAACCATTGGATATGCAAACCATTTAATCTTGCGAGAGGTTTGGACACACACATTACAGACAATTTGAACTATATCTTAAGACTTCCATTAAGTGGACCAAAAATAGCACAGAAGTACGTTGAGGATCCTGTACTTTTTCAAAGACCCGATTGTGGAGCTGTGAAATTTGATTTAAGATATGTTCTGTTAGTCAAGAGTATAAAACCATTATCAGCATTTGTATATCGAAATTTTTTCTTGCGATTTGCAAACAAACCATTTGATTTAAATAATTTGGATGACTATGAGAAACACTTCACTGTTATGAATTACAATGAAAATGCAACACTCTATCGAATGCTGTGTGATGATTTTGTTGTGAAATTTGAGCAACAGTATCCTAGTGTATCctggaaagaaatagaagaaaaaatattttccttatttaGAGAGATGCTCAGTGCAGCATCAAGTAAAATGCCCCCTGCTGGAATAGCATATAGCCCCCAGTCGAGGGCTGTGTATGCAGCAGACCTTATGTTGGCTTGGCAGACAGATTCCAATGACAGAAAATCCATGCAGCCGAAGCTACTGGAGGTGAATTGGACACCTGACTGCAAAAGAGCTTGTGAATACTATCCTGATTTTTATAATGATATTTTTTCTGTGCTTTTCTTGGATGATGTTAATGAGATAAAATTTGCATGCTTGAAATGA